The following are encoded in a window of Novosphingobium sp. THN1 genomic DNA:
- a CDS encoding CBS domain-containing protein, with protein sequence MPEGNGSTGESRSGDGDSSSSRTLWRAIRAFFRGPDHDQSLRAQIEEAIDEHEGEVHQDSGSNGNGDLVPLERQMLRNLLHFSEHDADDVAIPRGEIIAVPASATFEEMVAAFAEHGHSRLPVYGESLDEIVGMIHVKDVFGIIAGMMLSNKQPPKDWTSLMRQPLFVPQARGALDVLADMRSRRTHLAVVIDEYSGTDGIITIEDLVEEIIGEIEDEHDDAPEELLRRIDPDTWDADARAELDDVADTVDPRLAEVEEDVDTLGGLAVVLAGEVPPVGRVLEHASGWRLEVTGGDERRLTRLRLHAPQAVLAEEE encoded by the coding sequence GTGCCCGAGGGCAATGGCTCCACCGGCGAAAGCCGGTCGGGAGACGGAGACAGTAGCAGTAGTCGCACCTTGTGGCGCGCGATCAGGGCCTTCTTTCGCGGGCCCGACCACGATCAATCACTGCGCGCGCAGATCGAGGAAGCGATCGACGAGCACGAGGGCGAGGTCCATCAGGACAGCGGCAGCAACGGCAACGGCGATCTTGTCCCGCTCGAACGACAGATGCTGCGCAACCTGCTGCACTTCAGCGAACACGACGCCGACGACGTAGCCATTCCGCGCGGCGAGATCATCGCCGTGCCCGCCTCGGCCACGTTCGAGGAGATGGTCGCAGCGTTTGCCGAGCACGGCCACAGTCGCCTGCCCGTCTACGGCGAATCGCTCGACGAGATCGTCGGCATGATCCACGTGAAGGACGTATTCGGCATCATCGCCGGCATGATGCTGTCGAACAAGCAACCGCCCAAAGACTGGACGAGCCTGATGCGCCAGCCTCTATTCGTGCCCCAAGCCCGGGGCGCACTTGACGTATTGGCCGACATGCGCAGCCGCCGTACGCACCTTGCAGTGGTGATCGACGAGTATTCGGGCACAGATGGCATCATCACCATCGAAGACCTGGTCGAGGAAATCATCGGCGAGATCGAGGACGAGCACGACGATGCGCCCGAAGAATTGCTCCGTCGGATCGATCCCGATACCTGGGACGCCGATGCGCGGGCCGAACTGGATGACGTCGCAGACACCGTCGATCCAAGGCTTGCGGAAGTGGAGGAAGACGTGGATACGCTCGGCGGTCTGGCCGTGGTTTTGGCCGGCGAAGTGCCGCCGGTCGGTCGCGTGCTTGAACATGCCAGTGGTTGGCGGCTTGAAGTAACCGGGGGCGATGAACGGCGCCTCACCCGCCTCAGGCTGCATGCGCCACAGGCAGTGCTGGCCGAAGAAGAATAG
- a CDS encoding serine hydrolase, with the protein MQQVSVSRRGFIGSLGLVAASMALPRMAWASVAAEARFPTVTGMLDGYVSSGKLPGMIAALGWGSSEAPMDIARGTLAKGMAPVVNMDSLFRIYSMTKPITGMAAMMLVDEGKLRLDQPIADLLPAFGKMQVQVTPDGSMTDLRPAKTQITVRHLLTHTAGLGYSIIQKGPIKDAYVNAGLVPGQASRMRLPGMDSPKPLGSLAEFADVLATMPLVYEPGSVWSYSVALDLMGRVIEVASGKPFDVFLAERLFAPCGMTSTWFRVPESEVGRLTTNYAAVGGALLPIDPGKASVYLDQPPYPFGGAGLVSSPRDYDRFLRMLLGFGRIDGRQVISEAAVRLGTSNLLPAGTDLSQAFIKGNGFGAGGSVGLGEDAGTYGWAGAAGTVGFVNYRVGLRAGVYTQYMPSEAYPVHREFAKAVLADVTGKKAAA; encoded by the coding sequence ATGCAGCAGGTTTCGGTTTCGCGGCGCGGGTTCATCGGGTCGCTCGGTTTGGTCGCCGCAAGCATGGCTCTGCCGCGGATGGCATGGGCGAGCGTCGCGGCGGAGGCGCGCTTTCCCACTGTGACGGGAATGCTCGATGGCTATGTCTCTTCAGGCAAGCTGCCGGGCATGATCGCGGCGCTCGGCTGGGGGTCGAGCGAGGCGCCGATGGATATCGCCCGTGGCACTCTGGCCAAGGGGATGGCGCCAGTGGTGAACATGGACAGCCTGTTCCGCATCTATTCGATGACCAAGCCGATCACCGGCATGGCGGCGATGATGCTGGTGGACGAAGGCAAGCTCCGGCTCGACCAGCCGATTGCCGACCTGCTGCCGGCATTCGGCAAGATGCAGGTGCAGGTCACGCCCGACGGTTCGATGACCGATCTGCGTCCGGCCAAGACGCAGATCACGGTGCGGCACTTGCTGACGCATACTGCGGGGCTTGGCTATTCGATCATCCAGAAGGGCCCGATCAAGGACGCCTACGTCAACGCGGGGCTGGTGCCGGGGCAGGCCAGTCGGATGCGCCTGCCGGGCATGGATTCACCCAAGCCGCTGGGCAGTCTGGCCGAGTTCGCCGACGTTCTGGCAACGATGCCGCTGGTTTATGAGCCGGGTTCGGTGTGGAGTTACTCGGTTGCGCTCGACCTGATGGGGCGGGTCATCGAAGTGGCTTCGGGCAAGCCCTTCGACGTGTTTCTGGCCGAGCGGCTGTTTGCCCCTTGCGGCATGACTTCGACGTGGTTCCGCGTGCCCGAGAGCGAGGTCGGGCGGCTGACCACGAACTACGCTGCGGTAGGTGGTGCCTTGCTGCCGATCGATCCGGGCAAGGCTTCGGTCTATCTAGATCAGCCGCCCTATCCGTTCGGCGGGGCAGGGCTGGTTTCAAGTCCTCGCGACTACGACCGTTTTCTGCGGATGCTGCTGGGCTTCGGCCGGATTGATGGCAGGCAGGTGATAAGCGAAGCTGCAGTGCGGCTCGGCACCAGCAACCTCCTGCCGGCGGGCACTGACCTGTCGCAAGCCTTCATCAAGGGCAACGGCTTTGGCGCAGGCGGTTCGGTGGGCTTGGGCGAGGATGCCGGAACCTATGGCTGGGCTGGTGCAGCAGGCACGGTAGGCTTCGTCAATTACCGGGTCGGGCTGCGTGCAGGAGTCTATACCCAGTACATGCCGTCAGAAGCCTATCCGGTGCACAGGGAATTCGCGAAGGCCGTGCTGGCTGACGTAACGGGGAAGAAGGCCGCAGCCTGA
- a CDS encoding DsbA family oxidoreductase, with translation MSAPGKVTLDIWSDVMCPWCVIGLGQLDKALASMDGEVDATVRFHPFELNPDMSEEGEEQAAHIQRKYGRTAEQSAGVRETLRQAAERAGYSFDYTGDGEAPPAMMWNTRMAHRLLTWALRDFGPDLQVALKRALFDAHFQGRRNVSDPEVLAEVAESVGLPRLNALQAMIDPQIDAIVTAEERQAWDWNVTGVPAVVINGKLIVPARRSRTSMPT, from the coding sequence ATGAGCGCGCCCGGCAAGGTCACGCTCGACATCTGGTCGGACGTGATGTGCCCGTGGTGCGTGATCGGGCTGGGTCAGCTCGACAAGGCGCTGGCCAGCATGGACGGCGAAGTGGATGCCACGGTGCGCTTCCATCCGTTCGAACTGAACCCTGACATGTCCGAGGAAGGCGAGGAGCAGGCCGCGCATATCCAGCGCAAGTATGGCCGTACGGCCGAACAATCGGCGGGCGTACGGGAAACCTTGCGACAGGCTGCCGAGCGCGCGGGCTATTCGTTCGACTATACCGGCGATGGCGAAGCGCCACCGGCGATGATGTGGAACACGCGCATGGCGCACCGGTTGCTGACCTGGGCCCTGCGCGATTTCGGGCCGGACCTGCAAGTGGCGCTGAAACGCGCGCTGTTTGACGCCCACTTCCAGGGGCGGCGCAATGTGTCGGATCCCGAAGTGCTGGCGGAAGTAGCCGAGAGTGTCGGCCTGCCCCGGCTCAATGCGCTACAGGCGATGATTGACCCGCAGATCGATGCGATCGTTACCGCCGAGGAGCGGCAGGCTTGGGACTGGAACGTCACTGGGGTGCCGGCGGTGGTGATCAACGGCAAGCTGATCGTCCCGGCGCGCAGGAGCCGGACGTCTATGCCGACTTGA
- a CDS encoding LysR substrate-binding domain-containing protein — protein sequence MIRRLPPLRSLEAFIRVVRAGSAKTAAAELALSPSALSRRLGALEDFVGKPLFERKHQALKLTEEGQQLYDAVAPLIDEMADRVDRLIDTGKVMRLRLGVLPLFGSQRLFPRLGELRKLHPQLHIDIDSGHAAETKLGDTIDAAIVLSEGPDASLHSVRLDHNRVHAITSRELAAELGERPDIAKLSKQTFLVHNDLPASFEAWKRALHLEKLEPAAIDHFDSGQLILEAAAQGLGIAIMHDDHYHRSHDSRLARLYDIDVDSPYSYWFVCRPRALQSRPVRLFHDWMLKAGL from the coding sequence ATGATCCGCCGCCTGCCCCCACTGCGTTCGCTCGAGGCGTTCATTCGCGTCGTGCGCGCAGGCTCGGCCAAGACGGCGGCCGCAGAACTTGCCCTCAGTCCTTCGGCTCTGTCCCGTCGTCTCGGTGCGCTGGAGGATTTCGTCGGCAAGCCGCTGTTCGAACGCAAGCATCAGGCGCTCAAGCTGACCGAGGAAGGCCAGCAGCTTTATGATGCCGTCGCCCCGTTGATTGACGAGATGGCGGACCGGGTCGATCGCCTGATCGATACCGGCAAGGTCATGCGCCTGCGGCTCGGCGTACTTCCGCTGTTCGGCAGCCAGCGCCTGTTTCCGCGCCTGGGCGAACTGCGCAAGCTGCACCCGCAGTTGCACATCGATATCGATTCAGGCCACGCGGCAGAAACCAAGCTTGGCGACACCATCGATGCCGCCATCGTCCTTTCCGAAGGGCCGGACGCATCGCTCCATTCGGTGCGGCTGGATCACAACCGCGTCCACGCGATTACCTCGCGCGAACTGGCGGCCGAACTGGGCGAGCGGCCTGATATCGCCAAGCTCTCGAAACAGACATTTCTGGTACACAACGACCTTCCGGCAAGCTTCGAGGCGTGGAAGCGCGCACTGCACCTCGAGAAGCTGGAACCTGCCGCGATCGATCATTTCGACTCCGGGCAGCTGATACTCGAGGCAGCGGCCCAGGGCCTTGGCATCGCAATCATGCATGATGACCACTATCATCGCAGCCATGATTCTCGCCTCGCCCGGCTTTACGACATCGACGTCGACAGCCCCTATTCCTACTGGTTCGTTTGCCGCCCGCGTGCGCTGCAATCGCGCCCGGTGCGCCTGTTCCACGACTGGATGCTGAAGGCCGGGCTTTGA
- a CDS encoding DUF1489 domain-containing protein — protein MPLHMTKVAYGAQSLAEIHEWFSDTGRRGGAKVAYLTTRNRPKRAEEMIGGSLYWIHKHQLVARSEIVGFEEAEGGRTNIVVSTKLIDVHPKPRRAHQGWRYLEPADAPADLDDGEAGEVLPAQIASELAKLGLV, from the coding sequence ATGCCCCTGCACATGACCAAAGTGGCCTACGGTGCCCAATCGCTGGCCGAGATCCATGAATGGTTCTCGGACACCGGTCGGCGCGGAGGGGCGAAAGTCGCCTACCTCACCACCCGCAACCGCCCCAAGCGCGCCGAGGAAATGATCGGCGGTTCGCTCTACTGGATCCACAAGCACCAGCTCGTCGCCCGCTCGGAAATCGTCGGGTTTGAGGAGGCCGAGGGCGGTCGCACCAACATCGTCGTCAGCACCAAGCTGATCGACGTCCACCCCAAGCCCCGCCGCGCACATCAGGGCTGGCGCTATCTCGAGCCAGCCGACGCGCCTGCAGACCTTGATGATGGCGAGGCGGGAGAAGTGCTGCCAGCACAGATTGCGTCCGAACTGGCAAAGCTTGGGCTGGTCTAA
- a CDS encoding inositol monophosphatase family protein produces the protein MKLENDIALAMRLADAAAEAIRPHFRTVAAERKGDSTPVTLADRAAEEAMRRILTAEVPRDTIIGEEFGSTAGSSGRSWVLDPIDGTAGFLAGRPIFGTLIALVVEGFPVLGVLDQPITGERWVGAMGKRTTLNGKPVQTRVCRELSDATLATTGPHYFDDHDGGHFMGLAAKTDHKRMVMGGDCYNYAMLATGQLDLVCEANLKLHDWAALVPIVEGAGGTMADWNGDPLHAGSDGHVIALGDPARLEDVVEALACAH, from the coding sequence ATGAAGCTTGAAAACGATATCGCCCTTGCCATGCGCCTTGCCGACGCTGCGGCGGAGGCCATTCGCCCGCACTTCCGCACCGTAGCAGCCGAGCGGAAGGGCGATTCGACGCCGGTAACCCTGGCTGACCGTGCAGCCGAAGAGGCGATGCGGCGTATTCTGACGGCTGAGGTGCCGCGGGACACCATCATTGGCGAGGAATTCGGTTCGACCGCCGGTTCGTCGGGACGAAGCTGGGTGCTCGATCCGATCGATGGAACAGCGGGTTTTCTGGCCGGACGCCCGATCTTCGGCACGCTGATCGCGCTGGTGGTCGAAGGATTTCCGGTGCTCGGCGTGCTCGACCAGCCCATCACCGGGGAGCGCTGGGTTGGCGCCATGGGCAAACGGACTACGCTAAACGGAAAGCCGGTGCAGACGCGGGTATGCCGCGAACTGTCGGACGCGACGCTGGCGACGACCGGGCCGCATTATTTCGACGACCATGATGGCGGCCACTTCATGGGCCTTGCTGCGAAAACTGATCACAAGCGCATGGTCATGGGCGGCGATTGCTACAATTACGCCATGCTTGCCACGGGCCAGCTCGACTTGGTCTGCGAGGCGAACCTCAAGCTCCACGACTGGGCCGCGCTGGTGCCGATCGTCGAAGGCGCGGGCGGAACCATGGCCGACTGGAATGGCGATCCCTTGCACGCGGGTTCGGACGGCCACGTCATCGCACTGGGAGATCCGGCGCGGCTGGAAGACGTGGTCGAGGCGCTGGCCTGCGCGCACTAG
- the nudC gene encoding NAD(+) diphosphatase, translated as MDTTIAFAGGGLDRADHIRGDADKLGSLMNWRARLLRLEGIDPVISPDGGLDWGTLADADPEAELVFLGLSEEGRGCFAQVTPAIVGSVAPPNPRLWAAMGALSPGDLSIYGGARSLVDWHARHRFCARCGSATKLAKGGWQRTCTNEACKGEHFPRVDPVTIMTVECEGELLLGRQPRFPPRRYSALAGFVEPGEGLEDAVRREVLEEAGVKVDEVRYVASQPWPFPSSLMIACHAFTTQRGITIDVTELDDARWFTREEVRYAMTGAEDGAFIAPPPFAVAHHLLKWWLSQ; from the coding sequence ATGGATACGACGATTGCTTTTGCCGGCGGCGGGCTCGACCGCGCTGACCATATCCGGGGCGATGCCGACAAGCTTGGCAGCCTGATGAACTGGCGGGCGCGGCTGCTGCGGCTGGAAGGGATCGACCCGGTGATCTCGCCCGACGGAGGGCTTGACTGGGGCACGCTGGCCGATGCCGATCCGGAAGCCGAACTGGTGTTCCTCGGCCTCAGCGAGGAAGGGCGCGGGTGCTTTGCCCAAGTGACGCCTGCGATCGTGGGCAGCGTTGCGCCGCCAAACCCAAGACTGTGGGCGGCGATGGGAGCGCTCTCCCCGGGGGACTTGTCGATCTACGGCGGTGCGCGCAGCCTGGTTGACTGGCACGCGCGGCATCGTTTCTGCGCCCGCTGCGGGTCTGCAACGAAACTCGCGAAGGGCGGCTGGCAACGCACTTGCACGAACGAGGCATGCAAGGGCGAGCACTTCCCGCGCGTCGATCCGGTCACGATCATGACCGTGGAGTGCGAGGGCGAATTGCTGCTCGGCCGCCAGCCGCGTTTCCCGCCTCGGCGCTATTCGGCACTTGCGGGCTTTGTGGAGCCGGGCGAGGGCCTTGAGGACGCGGTTCGGCGCGAGGTGCTGGAAGAGGCGGGCGTGAAGGTGGACGAAGTGCGCTATGTCGCCAGCCAGCCTTGGCCGTTCCCGTCCTCGCTGATGATCGCCTGCCACGCCTTTACCACGCAGCGTGGAATCACCATCGACGTGACCGAACTCGACGACGCACGCTGGTTCACCCGCGAAGAAGTTCGTTACGCCATGACGGGGGCCGAGGACGGCGCGTTCATTGCCCCGCCGCCCTTTGCAGTCGCGCATCACCTGCTCAAATGGTGGCTCTCGCAATGA
- a CDS encoding peptidylprolyl isomerase: MADEKLVLTLDSGDVVIKLRPDLAPGHVERIKELANEGFYDGVKFHRVIPGFMAQGGCPQGTGMGGSSKPDLKAEFNDEPHVRGVCSMARTSYPHSANSQFFICFDDARFLDKQYTVWGQVESGMDLIDALPKGEPPANPGVIRKASVVAA, from the coding sequence ATGGCTGACGAAAAACTGGTCCTCACGCTCGATTCCGGCGACGTTGTGATCAAGCTGCGCCCCGATCTGGCTCCCGGCCATGTCGAGCGCATCAAGGAATTGGCGAACGAAGGCTTCTACGACGGCGTGAAGTTCCACCGCGTGATCCCCGGCTTCATGGCGCAGGGCGGCTGCCCGCAGGGCACCGGCATGGGCGGTTCGAGCAAGCCTGACCTCAAGGCTGAATTCAACGACGAACCGCACGTGCGCGGCGTGTGCTCGATGGCGCGCACCAGCTATCCGCACTCGGCCAACAGCCAGTTCTTCATCTGCTTCGACGATGCACGCTTCCTCGACAAGCAGTACACCGTGTGGGGCCAGGTCGAGAGCGGCATGGACCTGATCGACGCGCTGCCCAAGGGCGAGCCGCCGGCAAACCCGGGCGTGATCCGCAAGGCCAGCGTCGTCGCTGCCTGA
- a CDS encoding helix-turn-helix domain-containing protein, translated as MSRSNRPGVDRAIVSPIATRDGQPISYSRAPAADLDRWIGRLYVTIVGTPPEHRLDCGLLSDFACIRIQLRGKWEATTADGVRTSQRAAMLFGPHSRRMPISVTGSFVSIGIFLRPGVCHALRGPEIATLTDRLATFAELEMPEQRWLDMFDPDGSPEDWVQAMECEMRSLIADRAVREPDPISARFEAAAFADPTVSIARLAENLGVTQRRLERIARRDFGMPPKQVLRRARALDMASHLRGVADHDEAESIALRYYDQSHLIREFTALFGMSPRQFVERPQPLMTLGLETRQARRLEEIRRLEPGEVKPWE; from the coding sequence ATGAGTCGCAGCAACAGGCCAGGCGTTGATCGCGCGATAGTCTCGCCGATCGCCACGCGCGATGGCCAGCCGATTTCCTACAGCCGGGCACCAGCCGCGGACCTCGATCGCTGGATCGGAAGGCTCTATGTAACGATCGTCGGGACCCCGCCCGAACACCGCCTCGACTGCGGACTGTTGAGCGATTTCGCGTGCATCCGCATCCAGTTGCGGGGCAAGTGGGAAGCCACCACGGCCGATGGCGTGCGTACGTCTCAGCGTGCCGCAATGCTGTTTGGCCCGCATTCCCGTCGGATGCCGATCAGTGTCACCGGCAGTTTTGTCAGCATCGGCATCTTCCTGCGGCCGGGCGTGTGCCATGCGCTGCGCGGACCCGAGATCGCAACGCTGACCGACAGGCTGGCGACGTTTGCCGAACTGGAAATGCCGGAGCAGCGCTGGCTGGACATGTTCGATCCCGATGGTTCCCCGGAAGACTGGGTTCAGGCGATGGAATGCGAGATGCGCAGTCTGATTGCGGATCGCGCCGTGCGCGAGCCTGATCCGATTTCCGCCCGCTTCGAAGCCGCTGCATTTGCCGATCCTACGGTCAGCATTGCACGATTGGCGGAAAATCTTGGGGTGACACAGCGTCGGCTGGAACGCATCGCCCGCCGCGATTTCGGCATGCCGCCCAAACAGGTTCTCAGGCGTGCGCGCGCTCTCGACATGGCCAGCCACCTTCGCGGCGTGGCCGACCACGACGAAGCCGAATCGATTGCCCTGCGCTATTACGATCAGAGCCACCTTATCCGCGAGTTCACCGCGCTGTTCGGAATGAGTCCGCGCCAGTTCGTGGAGCGTCCCCAACCGCTGATGACGCTGGGCCTGGAAACACGACAGGCGCGCAGGCTTGAGGAAATTCGCAGGCTGGAACCGGGCGAGGTCAAGCCCTGGGAGTAA
- a CDS encoding ribose-phosphate pyrophosphokinase produces the protein MKIMAGNSNLPLARAISAYLEMPLTDASVRRFADEEVFVEIHENVRGEDVFVVQSTSYPANDNLMELLICIDALRRASAKRITAVVPYFGYARQDRKPGPRTPISAKLVANLITQAGADRVLAVDLHAGQIQGFFDIPTDNLFAAPVMAADIQTRYGTQELMVVSPDVGGVVRARSLAKRLNNAPLAIVDKRRDRPGQSEVMNIIGDVKGRMCILIDDIIDSGGTLCNAAQALMDAGAAGVSAYITHGVLSGGAVARVSNSALKELVITDTIMPTEATAASDRIRVLTIAPLIGEAVRRIADESSVSSLFD, from the coding sequence ATGAAGATCATGGCCGGCAACTCGAACCTGCCGCTCGCCCGCGCCATTTCGGCTTATCTCGAAATGCCGCTGACCGACGCCAGCGTGCGCCGCTTCGCTGACGAGGAAGTTTTCGTGGAAATTCACGAAAACGTCCGTGGCGAGGACGTCTTCGTCGTCCAGTCGACCAGCTACCCGGCGAACGACAACCTCATGGAACTGCTGATCTGCATCGACGCACTGCGCCGTGCCTCGGCAAAGCGCATCACGGCGGTCGTCCCCTACTTCGGTTATGCCCGCCAGGACCGCAAGCCCGGCCCGCGCACACCGATTTCGGCCAAGCTCGTGGCCAACCTGATCACGCAGGCCGGTGCCGATCGCGTGCTGGCGGTGGATCTTCACGCTGGCCAGATCCAGGGCTTCTTCGATATCCCGACCGACAACCTGTTTGCAGCGCCGGTCATGGCTGCCGACATCCAGACCCGCTATGGCACGCAGGAACTGATGGTCGTTTCGCCAGACGTCGGCGGCGTCGTTCGGGCGCGTTCGCTGGCCAAGCGCCTCAACAATGCCCCGCTCGCCATCGTCGACAAGCGTCGTGACCGCCCCGGCCAGTCCGAAGTCATGAACATCATCGGCGACGTGAAGGGCCGCATGTGCATCCTGATCGATGACATCATCGATTCGGGCGGCACCCTGTGCAACGCGGCGCAGGCGCTGATGGATGCGGGCGCTGCAGGCGTTTCGGCCTACATCACCCACGGCGTGCTTTCGGGCGGCGCGGTTGCGCGCGTCAGCAACTCGGCGCTCAAGGAACTGGTCATCACCGACACGATCATGCCGACGGAAGCGACCGCCGCTTCCGATCGCATCCGCGTGCTGACGATCGCTCCGCTGATCGGCGAGGCAGTGCGTCGCATTGCCGATGAAAGCTCGGTCTCCAGCCTGTTCGACTAA
- the mgtE gene encoding magnesium transporter, translated as MERDDDIIDSLLPDVDEAPAPAEPSRNSESLDEEDNTLRPGFVRRVAEALEAGDDETVYNLVEPLHPADIADLFELIDQDDRVKLARAINDLLGGEVIAELNDYVREYLVEELEPEEVADLAEQMETDDAVALIEDLDEEDQQAVLAEMEPEDRAAIESALSYPEETAGRLMSRDLIAVPEAMTVGDLIDYLRRDDELPTEFWEVFIVDHKHHPVGTCSLSWILRAPRSVPLADVMKRDQTLIPVSMDQEEVALRFQKYALISAAVVDESGRLVGQITVDDIVHIIQEEASEDILRLSGAGDGDINEPILLTVRTRLTWLVVNLGTALVAASVVGMFQGAIARFALLAVLMPIVSGMGGNAGTQTLAVVVRAIATNQLTSSNTIRMILRELRIAATNGAALGILIGLGTGLLFANPLLGAVIGSAMVINNLVAGLAGIMVPVTLDRLKVDPAVSSAVFVTMATDVMGFFSFLGLAVLSGLA; from the coding sequence ATGGAGCGCGACGACGACATCATCGACAGCCTGCTCCCCGACGTGGACGAAGCGCCCGCGCCGGCCGAACCCTCGCGCAATTCTGAAAGCCTCGACGAGGAAGACAACACTCTCCGCCCCGGCTTCGTCCGCCGCGTCGCCGAAGCGCTCGAGGCCGGTGACGACGAGACCGTCTACAACCTCGTCGAACCGCTCCACCCGGCAGACATCGCCGACCTTTTCGAGCTGATCGACCAGGACGACCGCGTCAAGCTTGCGCGTGCGATCAATGACTTGCTCGGCGGCGAGGTCATCGCCGAGCTTAACGACTACGTCCGCGAATACCTCGTCGAGGAGCTCGAGCCCGAGGAAGTCGCCGACCTAGCCGAGCAGATGGAGACGGACGACGCCGTCGCCCTGATCGAGGACCTTGACGAGGAAGACCAGCAGGCCGTCCTTGCCGAGATGGAGCCGGAAGATCGCGCCGCGATCGAATCCGCGCTGTCCTATCCGGAAGAAACCGCCGGCCGCCTGATGAGCCGCGATCTGATCGCGGTGCCCGAGGCGATGACGGTGGGCGATTTGATCGACTACCTGCGCCGCGACGACGAACTGCCCACCGAATTCTGGGAAGTGTTCATCGTCGATCACAAGCACCACCCGGTCGGCACCTGCAGCCTCAGCTGGATACTGCGCGCGCCGCGCAGCGTGCCGCTGGCCGACGTGATGAAGCGCGACCAGACGCTGATCCCGGTCTCGATGGATCAGGAAGAGGTTGCGCTGCGCTTCCAGAAGTACGCGCTGATTTCGGCGGCGGTTGTGGACGAGAGCGGCCGCCTCGTCGGCCAGATCACCGTCGACGATATCGTCCACATCATTCAGGAAGAGGCGAGCGAGGACATCCTGCGCCTGTCCGGTGCCGGCGATGGCGACATCAACGAGCCGATCCTGCTCACCGTTCGCACGCGCCTGACGTGGCTGGTGGTCAACCTCGGTACGGCGCTGGTCGCCGCCTCTGTCGTCGGCATGTTCCAGGGGGCGATCGCGCGCTTTGCCCTGCTCGCGGTGCTGATGCCGATCGTGTCGGGGATGGGTGGCAATGCCGGAACGCAGACGCTGGCCGTGGTCGTGCGCGCGATTGCCACCAATCAGCTGACCAGTTCCAACACGATCCGCATGATCCTGCGCGAGTTGCGGATTGCCGCCACGAACGGTGCTGCGCTGGGCATCCTGATCGGTCTCGGCACGGGCCTGCTCTTCGCCAATCCCCTGCTCGGCGCGGTCATCGGCTCGGCCATGGTGATCAACAATCTGGTTGCCGGGCTCGCCGGAATCATGGTCCCGGTCACGCTTGATCGCCTCAAAGTGGATCCGGCTGTCTCTTCGGCCGTATTCGTGACCATGGCTACCGATGTCATGGGCTTCTTCTCGTTCCTCGGCCTCGCCGTGCTGAGCGGCCTTGCCTGA
- the ybeY gene encoding rRNA maturation RNase YbeY: protein MSAPILEIDIDPVWGEETDWEDLANRAAEATAQIAGELAHENLLVSLVMADDEEVHALNKQWRAKDKPTNVLSFPMLSREEVLHAARDTDAPGMLGDLILAHGVCTREAAEKGVSVEVHATHLVVHGLLHLAGYDHELGEAEAEEMENLERKALALMGIADPYAVED from the coding sequence TTGAGCGCGCCAATCCTGGAAATCGACATCGATCCGGTCTGGGGCGAGGAAACCGATTGGGAAGACCTCGCCAATCGCGCCGCCGAAGCGACGGCGCAGATCGCAGGCGAACTGGCGCACGAGAACCTCCTCGTCAGCCTCGTCATGGCCGATGACGAGGAAGTCCACGCGCTCAACAAGCAGTGGCGGGCCAAGGACAAGCCGACCAATGTCCTCTCCTTCCCGATGCTCAGCCGCGAGGAAGTGCTTCACGCCGCGCGCGATACCGACGCGCCAGGAATGCTAGGTGACTTGATCCTCGCCCACGGCGTCTGCACGCGTGAGGCGGCAGAGAAAGGCGTGTCGGTCGAGGTCCATGCTACCCATCTGGTGGTGCATGGCCTGCTCCATCTTGCGGGCTACGACCACGAACTGGGCGAGGCCGAAGCCGAGGAAATGGAGAATCTGGAGCGGAAGGCGCTTGCGCTGATGGGCATTGCCGACCCATATGCGGTCGAAGACTGA